A genomic segment from Mus musculus strain 129S1/SvImJ chromosome 14 genomic scaffold, GRCm38.p6 alternate locus group 129S1/SvImJ 129S1/SVIMJ_MMCHR14_CTG3 encodes:
- the Olfr1508 gene encoding odorant receptor MOR10 has product MEKAVLINETSVMSFRLTGLSTNPLVQMAVFFIFLIFYVLTLVGNILIVITIIYDRRLHTPMYFFLSNLSFIDVCHSTVTVPKMLSDTFSEEKLISFDACVVQMFFLHLFACTEIFLLTVMAYDRYVAICKPLQYMTIMNWKVCMMLAAALWTGGTIHSISLTSLTIKLPYCGPDEIDNFFCDVPQVIKLACTDTHIIEILIVSNSGLISVVCFVVLVVSYAVILVSLRQQISDGKRKALSTCAAHLTVVTLFLGHCIFIYSRPSTSLPEDKVVSVFFTAVTPLLNPIIYTLRNEDMKSALNKLIKRREK; this is encoded by the coding sequence ATGGAAAAGGCTGTCCTCATCAACGAAACTTCAGTGATGTCATTTCGGCTCACAGGTTTATCTACAAATCCATTAGTACAAATGGCTGTTTTTTTCATATTCCTCATTTTCTATGTCCTGACACTGGTTGGTAACATCCTCATTGTCATAACAATCATATATGACCGCCGGCTCCATACTCCCATGTATTTCTTCCTCAGCAATCTGTCCTTTATTGATGTCTGCCATTCCACTGTCACTGTCCCAAAGATGCTGAGTGACACCTTCTCAGAAGAAAAGCTCATCTCCTTTGATGCCTGTGTGGTCCAGATGTTCTTCCTGCACCTCTTTGCCTGCACAGAGATCTTCCTTCTTACTGTCATGGCCTATGATCGCTATGTGGCTATTTGTAAACCTTTGCAGTATATGACAATAATGAACTGGAAGGTGTGTATGATGCTGGCAGCAGCCCTATGGACAGGGGGGACCATCCATTCCATATCTCTCACCTCACTCACCATCAAGCTGCCCTACTGTGGTCCTGATGAGATTGACAACTTCTTCTGTGATGTACCTCAAGTGATCAAACTGGCTTGCACTGACACCCACATCATTGAGATTCTCATTGTCTCCAACAGTGGGCTGATCTCTGTGGTATGTTTTGTGGTTCTTGTAGTGTCCTATGCAGTCATCCTTGTGAGTCTGAGGCAACAGATCTCTGACGGCAAGAGGAAAGCCTTGTCCACCTGTGCAGCCCATCTCACCGTGGTCACTCTGTTTCTGGGACACTGTATCTTCATCTACTCACGCCCATCCACCAGCCTTCCTGAGGACAAggttgtgtctgtgtttttcactGCTGTTACCCCTCTACTGAATCCCATTATCTACACCCTTAGGAATGAGGACATGAAGAGTGCCTTAAACAAGTTAattaagagaagagaaaagtga